GATCTTTTATAGTCAATTTTTTTATTGTCTTCTTTACTTTTAAAATCTTTATAATCTTCATTTTCGTCAACAGTTTTTATAGGTGTTAAAGAATTAATAACCGATATATTTTGTTTTATTTCATCATTATTTTGAAATATATCCATTAACCCTTTCTCTGTCTGTTCTACTAAAGTATTAAATGGAAATACATAAAAAAGCTTATTTAATCTATTATCTGAATTCAACATAAGACTTGCCAGATTTACAGAAGTTATAGTCTTTCCAGCACCAGTAGGTGCTTCAAGATAAAATATGTTTTTATCTTTATTCTTTAAGTAATTTTTTTCACTTTCTAAGGTAATCTCACTTCTAAGCTGATTAATATTTTCATAATTTTCATCTAAAACTGGATTCTTTCCATAATTCCTTATCTCTTTAGTAATTGCATAATTATCAAAAGCATTCTTAAATTTTCCCTTTAATTCTTCAGTTATTATGCCAATATCCGCTATTTTTTGTCCATCCATAAATTCTGAAGTAGCATAGTAATCAGAAGCTGTTAACAAGGAAAACAATAATTTAGAGTAAATATATATATTGAAATTAAATTTGTCATTTTTCTTTAATCTATTATATGTTATTTCATTAAAACTATCTTCAAGAAACACTTCACAAATGCATTTTTCAAGTACATTAAATTTAAGATCAGGAAAATTATTTTCTTTTTCTTCATTTATTTCTTCTTGTGAATTGCCTTCATGCCCTTCATAAGAATTTTTATACTCTCTAAAATCTTTTAAATATCCATGATGCCTAGATATTAGATAAGCATTTATATACATGAAATAAGTTATATAATCTTTATCTTCCTCAGATAATAAAGAGTTTTGTATTTTTTCGTCAAAGTAACTTATATAAAAATATGAACTTAATAATGAATGCTTGCTATCATCTGCATTATTATGTTTATATCTTTCATTTTTCATTACATCACATTGAAAGCCAGGATTTATTTTACCTATATCATGCATACATATACAGTTAATTGTCATTTCTTTCCACAAATTAATTAATTCTATATTTTTATCTTGAAAAAATATCTTTTCCAGATTTATAAATACATTCTCTAGATTCTTTTGCTTAACTAACATAATGAAATAATCGTGAGTACGCTTCGTATGTTCTGTAAGTTTTTCCTCTTTTTCATTAGGATTTTTATCATTCGTATGGGCATATATATTATCCAAGTTATCTATATGATCCTTCACTTTAAAAATATCTATATTATTGAAATACATTCTTATCCCCCAAGAAATTTAATTTAAAAGAAATATACCACCTTATCAAGTTCATCATCACGGTATAAATCTACATTACTATTACTTAATACTTTCTTATTGGTAGCTGTAAAATCTTCAAATTGATACTGATTTAATTCTTCATCAAGAGATACTGGCAAATACTCTTGATACTTCCATGAAAGTATCTTTCTATTAATGGTAGCATTCCCCACTTGAAAATTCTTAGTAATAAATAGGCTATCTACAGTATTTGAATTGTCTGATTTTTTTAAATTAAGTCTTTTAGGTTCTGTAATATCTGCAAAATGATCATTTTTACCTAAATAAGGGATAAACATAGCCTTTTTATTTTCAAGCATTTCTGCAAACTTTTCTGTAGCTTCATCAATTTTTACATATATAATCCACTTAGGTTCTTGAAGCCATTGTTCCTTTACTATAAGATTTCCACCTTGCTCTAAACTTGCATAACCAACTGAGTTGTTAAAACTTTGAACTTTCTTAGTTATATAACCTTTGTCATTACAAGTTATTATAGCTATTTTTGATTCTTTTAACTTTTCATAAAATTCAGGATAAACTTCATTTTTACTATTTTCACTTTGCTTATTATATCCACCTAATCCTAAGATACTGCCC
This genomic window from Clostridium pasteurianum DSM 525 = ATCC 6013 contains:
- the cas5b gene encoding type I-B CRISPR-associated protein Cas5b, translating into MQVIRFKLSGKTAFFKKPDVNTYYYFTYGTIHKIAVLGIMGSILGLGGYNKQSENSKNEVYPEFYEKLKESKIAIITCNDKGYITKKVQSFNNSVGYASLEQGGNLIVKEQWLQEPKWIIYVKIDEATEKFAEMLENKKAMFIPYLGKNDHFADITEPKRLNLKKSDNSNTVDSLFITKNFQVGNATINRKILSWKYQEYLPVSLDEELNQYQFEDFTATNKKVLSNSNVDLYRDDELDKVVYFF